DNA sequence from the Candidatus Eisenbacteria bacterium genome:
GTCCCGGGCACTCGTTGACGGCTCAAGCTGGGCGTTGAACTTCAACGCCTTCGCGCGGGATCCGGAACAAGAGGGAGAGCTTCGGCACCTCTTCTTCATGCCGAAGCAGGCGTAGGGACGAAGGCGGGGCCTTGACGGAACCGGAGATCCTTCTCTTCATGGGGTTGAACGGCTCGACGATGTTGATGCGACGGGGCTCGAAGTGACCCGAAGTGAACGACGAAGTAGGTCCTGAGGGCCTGCGGTTTCGCTCCCATTACTGGGACGATCGCGAGGCCAAGGAGGAGTTCAAGACCTTCCTGCTCGCGATCCACGGCCTCGATCTGTCCCTGTGGGAACGACGAGGCTTCTGGGACGACCTGTACGTTCCCTACTCCCTCTTCGATGGAAAGCGAATCGTCTCCAGCGTCTGTCTCTACACGATGGAGATGGTGATCGGCGGCAAGAGACGCCGACTGGCCCAGTTCTCCGGCGTCGGAACGCTTTTCTCCCACAGACGGCGGGGCTTGGGGAAGTGGTTGACGCTGCGAGCCATCGAACGGGGCAAGACGACGCACGACGGCTTCTTCCTCTTCGCGACCGAAGCGGCGCTTGTGTTCTACGGGGTCTGCGGCTTCAGGCCGGCGGATGAGCGCGCGGAGGTCGTGTCCGTAGAATGCCGTCCATCGAAGCGGACCCCGCGCCGGCTCGACCTCGATCTCGATCAGGATCTCCGGATGCTCTACGAGCTCGCCCGCGCGAGGAGCCCTGTGTCCGACTTGCTTGGCACGCTCAATCCGAAGCTCCTCATGTTCCACGCGCTGTACGGGCTCAGAGGAGACGCCTACCACATTCCCGATCTGGACGCGGTCGTCCTCTGCCGGGTCGATGGTCGCCGCCTCGTTCTCTTCGATGTCATTGGCGAGCGTGTTCCGAGCTTCGCGGAGATTCATCCCCATCTGAGCCATGACCCTCACGACGAGGTCATGTTCCGCTTCATGCCCGACAAGATGCGGATCCGCCCTGAGCGAGCGGAGCCGCTCTCCGAGAACCATCTCCACTTGTTGCCCCCTTTGGAACTTCCCCGACCCGGCTGCCCATTCCCGTTCGTCGCGCAGGCGTGACGGCCTGCTCCTCCCGGGCGCGTAGGCGACGGTCCGATGCCATCTTGGCCGTTTGCGGCCGCCGCGGTCCCTTCCCGCCGCCGCCGCCGTGTTGACCCGCATTCGCCGCATGTGGTTTCATTGAGCTTCTGGCCATCGAACGGGCACGGGCGCGCAAGGCGCCCGCGGGAAGGCGGGCAAGGGGCATGGAAAGCGTCATCGGCATCCGCAGAGAAGACAAGAACGACTGGGAGAGGAGGACGCCTCTGATCCCCAGCGATGTCCGGACCCTCGTGAACGAGGGCATTCGCGTCATCGTCCAGCCCTCCCGCATTCGGGTCTTCAGCGACGAAGAGTACGCCCGCGCGGGCGCGGTCGTGCAGGAGTCGCTCTCGCCCTGCCGCGTCGTCTTCGCCGTCAAGGAGATTCCAACCGGGCTGATCGAGGAGAAGAAGGCCTACGTCTTCTTCTCCCACGTCGTGAAGGGGCAGAAGCACAACATGCCGATGCTGCAGAGACTGCTCGATCTCAAGTGCAGTCTCATCGACTATGAGAAGGTGACGGACAACGACGGCAAGCGCCTGATCTTCTTCGGAACCCAGGCCGGACACGCCGGGACGATCGATACCCTCCACGCGCTTGGGCGACGCCTCGAAACCGAAGGGCTGCCATCCCCCTTCTCGGCGATCCGGATGGCTCACGCCTACTCGACCTTCGTGGAAGCGAAGGAAGCGATCGGCGAGGTCGGGAGCAGGATCGAAAGAGATGGACTCCCCGCCGCGATCTCCCCGCTCGTCATAGGGGTCGTCGGGTACGGCCATGTCGGGACTGGAGTTCTCGATGTGCTCGACTGCTTGCCGCTCGAGACCATAGCGCCGCGCGATCTCACCGCCTTGGATCTCTCGGGGCTCTCGAATCGCAAGATCTACAGAGTCCTCTTCAAGGAAGAGGACATGGTGGAGCCTGTGGAGCCGGGCGGCGTCTTCGAGCTGTACGATTACTACGCGAGGCCGGAGCGTTACAGGGGGATCTTCGCGCGTTATCTGCCGAGATTGAGCGTACTGGTGAACGCTGCCTACTGGGACAAACGCTACCCCAGGGTCATCACCCGCGAAGACGCCAGGAGACTCTACGGCGGCAAGGAGCCGCCGATGCTGCGCGTGATCGGAGACATCAGTTGCGATATCGATGGCGGAGTCGAGTTCACCGTGAAGGAGACAACGCCCGACCATCCGACCTTCGTCTACCTGCCGGCGGAGAACAAGATCGCGGATGGAGTTGAGGGGCGGGGGCCTGTAGTGATGTCGATCGACAATCTCCCATGCGAGCTGCCGCGCGAGGCCTCGGAGTTCTTCAGCAAGGTGCTCCTGCCCTTCGTGGAGTCGATCACTCACGCGGACCTGTCGAAGCCGTTCGAAGCCGACGGCCTGCCGGATGAGATCCAGAGGGCCGTGATCGCATATCACGGGGAGCTTGCCCCCGCCTTTGGCTACTTGAAGGGACACCTGTCCGGAAAGGAGACCTCCCGATGAAGAAGGTGCTAGTGCTCGGCGCGGGGCTCGTCGCGAAGCCGTTGGTCCGCTATCTGCTCGACCTCCCGGATTACCAGGTCATCGTGGCCACACGGACCGTGAGCAAGGCCCAGGATCTCATCTCCGGGCATCCGCGCGGCGTGGCGACCTCTCTGCTGGTCGACGACAGCGAGGGTCTCGAGAAGATGATCCGTGACGCGGATCTCGTGGTGAGCCTCGTTCCCTATACCTACCACGTCTCCATCGCGAAGATCTGCCTGAAGCACAAGAAGCATCTCATGACGACCTCCTATATCAGCGCGGCGATGCGGGAGCTTGACGGGCAGGCGAAGGCGGCCGGACTCGTCTTCATGAACGAGCTGGGCCTCGATCCGGGGATCGATCACATGTCCGCGATGAAGATCATCGACGAGGTCAAGAAAGGCGGAGGCGCCATCACGGGGTTCAAGTCCTACTGCGGCGGACTGCCCGCGCCGGAGGCCAACACGAATCCGTTCGGATACAAGTTCTCATGGAGCCCCAGGGGAGTGGTGATGGCCGGGCGCAACGAGGCCCACTTCCTCGATGACGGCAAGCGCGTCGACATCCCCGGCCCGGAGCTGTTCGACCATCACTGGAAGGTCGATGTCCCCGGTGTGGCGGTCTTCGAGGGCTACCCCAATCGCGACTCGTTCCCGTACATCGAGGTCTACGGAGTCCAGGGGACGCGGACGATGTTCCGTGGCACGCTCCGCAATGAGGGATGGTGCCGCGCCTGGAAGAAGATCGCCGACATGGGATACCTGAGCGAGGCGAAGCTCGATCCCGCCGGCCTCACCTACGGCGCGCTCACCGCGAAGCTCATCAGGAGCAAGGGCGCCGACGTCAAGAGCGAGACGGCGGCCTTCTGCGGCGTGCCGGTCGATTCCGATATCATCTCGCGGCTCGCGTGGCTGGGGCTGTTCGGGAGCGTGCCTGTCGCGCCGGGCAAGGACAACGCGATGGACATCCTCTGCGCGCGGCTCATCGAGAAGCTGAGCTACGAGCCGGGCGAGCGGGACATGATCGTCCTCTTCCACGAGTTCACCGCGGAGTACCCCGGAGGAAAGGCGCAGAGGATCACATCGACCCTGCTGGACTTCGGAATCCCGAATGGCGATTCGGCGATGTCCCGCACCGTCAGTCTTCCCGCGGCGATCGGAACGAAGCTCATCCTCGAGGGGAAGATCGCGCGTCCGGGGGTGCATGCCCCGACCCACTCGGAGGTCTATCTCCCGGTCCTGGCGGAGCTCGAGTCCCTCGGCGTCACATGCAAGGAAGAGTGGGGGCCGAAGGGCTGAGCATGGTCCCCGCCGCGGCGACAAGGTACCGCATAGGGCTCCTCTTCGGAG
Encoded proteins:
- a CDS encoding GNAT family N-acetyltransferase: MNDEVGPEGLRFRSHYWDDREAKEEFKTFLLAIHGLDLSLWERRGFWDDLYVPYSLFDGKRIVSSVCLYTMEMVIGGKRRRLAQFSGVGTLFSHRRRGLGKWLTLRAIERGKTTHDGFFLFATEAALVFYGVCGFRPADERAEVVSVECRPSKRTPRRLDLDLDQDLRMLYELARARSPVSDLLGTLNPKLLMFHALYGLRGDAYHIPDLDAVVLCRVDGRRLVLFDVIGERVPSFAEIHPHLSHDPHDEVMFRFMPDKMRIRPERAEPLSENHLHLLPPLELPRPGCPFPFVAQA
- a CDS encoding saccharopine dehydrogenase is translated as MKKVLVLGAGLVAKPLVRYLLDLPDYQVIVATRTVSKAQDLISGHPRGVATSLLVDDSEGLEKMIRDADLVVSLVPYTYHVSIAKICLKHKKHLMTTSYISAAMRELDGQAKAAGLVFMNELGLDPGIDHMSAMKIIDEVKKGGGAITGFKSYCGGLPAPEANTNPFGYKFSWSPRGVVMAGRNEAHFLDDGKRVDIPGPELFDHHWKVDVPGVAVFEGYPNRDSFPYIEVYGVQGTRTMFRGTLRNEGWCRAWKKIADMGYLSEAKLDPAGLTYGALTAKLIRSKGADVKSETAAFCGVPVDSDIISRLAWLGLFGSVPVAPGKDNAMDILCARLIEKLSYEPGERDMIVLFHEFTAEYPGGKAQRITSTLLDFGIPNGDSAMSRTVSLPAAIGTKLILEGKIARPGVHAPTHSEVYLPVLAELESLGVTCKEEWGPKG